The proteins below come from a single Falco peregrinus isolate bFalPer1 chromosome Z, bFalPer1.pri, whole genome shotgun sequence genomic window:
- the SHLD3 gene encoding shieldin complex subunit 3, translating to MADSYCTNMDMVLHYRPHQRDLVKLQKLAEAAVKEFPIRQLPRFTPWFPNNLNRLPLKPKKRPPVVSCEEAEELKQLSTPSEYVTESSDYDCTKYLLEFQSSMKHGQALVKEQTVRTSVNLENQGELPANGKQKLKRSWSVSLPSPKLKEEILPLSQELQTNLERLKLHAFYRAKWIIEQSNCNNQNLEEIWIKLNRLIKQNELPSCNATIQRSVGQIWIFCDILYCEYVRNILRNKLSLTDKMNLLVNKFGVIFSL from the coding sequence ATGGCTGATTCCTACTGTACAAACATGGACATGGTCTTGCATTATCGACCACATCAGAGAGATCTAGTAAAACTGCAGAaactggcagaagcagcagtgaaggAGTTTCCCATTCGTCAGTTACCAAGATTTACACCCTGGtttccaaataatttaaacagactTCCCCTCAAACCGAAAAAGCGACCACCTGTTGTGTCTTGTGAGGAAGCAGAAGAATTGAAACAACTTTCTACACCTTCAGAATATGTTACAGAATCTTCTGATTATGACTGCACAAAATACCTCCTTGAGTTTCAATCTAGCATGAAACACGGGCAGGCTTTAGTCAAAGAGCAAACTGTTCGCACATCGGTTAACTTGGAGAATCAAGGAGAACTACCAgctaatggaaaacaaaaattgaaaagaTCTTGGAGTGTCTCTCTCCCTAGTCCTAAGCTTAAGGAAGAGATTCTTCCTTTATCTCAAGAACTGCAGACTAATTTGGAAAGGCTAAAACTGCATGCATTTTATAGAGCAAAGTGGATAATTGAACAGTCTAATTGTAATAATCAGAATTTGGAGGAAATCTGGATAAAATTGAATAGACTCATCAAGCAGAATGAATTGCCATCTTGCAATGCTACTATCCAAAGATCTGTGGGACAGATCTGGATTTTCTGTGATATATTATACTGTGAATATGTTAGAAATATTCTTAGGAATAAGCTGAGCCTTACTGATAAAATGAACTTGCTTGTAAATAAATTTGGAGTTATATTTAGTTTATAA